In Micropterus dolomieu isolate WLL.071019.BEF.003 ecotype Adirondacks linkage group LG17, ASM2129224v1, whole genome shotgun sequence, one genomic interval encodes:
- the si:ch211-261a10.5 gene encoding LOW QUALITY PROTEIN: potassium channel subfamily K member 13 (The sequence of the model RefSeq protein was modified relative to this genomic sequence to represent the inferred CDS: inserted 2 bases in 1 codon), translating into MGLRGMLHTKKKNHLLCVLIALYMLAGAAIFSSLERPAELQAHQLWERRLRDFNYEHNISYKDLKSLLRRYEKAMMRXRALWDIPCFYFVGTVVSTIGFGVTAPSTVMGKVLLVFYGLLGCWATILFFNLFLERVVAFLSFLTFGGATKGELDTEGGDSEGNRNEERKPSVYQVTLILFVAVLLVACGVASLYSAMEGWTYLEFLYFCSVAFSTVGFGDFVSSHLM; encoded by the exons ATGGGGTTACGTGGGATGTTG cacacaaagaaaaaaaaccatcTGCTCTGTGTGCTCATTGCTCTTTACATGTTGGCTGGCGCTGCAATATTTTCTTCCCTGGAGAGGCCAGCGGAGCTACAGGCCCACCAGCTCTGGGAAAGAAGACTAAGGGACTTCAATTATGAGCATAACATTAGTTATAAAGACTTGAAATCTCTTTTGCGCCGCTATGAGAAGGCTATGATGAG GAGAGCCCTTTGGGACATCCCATGTTTCTACTTTGTGGGAACTGTGGTCTCCACCATTG GATTCGGCGTGACGGCCCCATCCACTGTGATGGGAAAGGTCTTGCTAGTTTTCTATGGGCTGCTGGGCTGCTGGGCTACCATACTGTTCTTCAATCTCTTCCTGGAGAGAGTCGTAGCGTTCCTGAGCTTTCTGACATTTGGTGGTGCCACAAAAGGAGAACTGGACACAGAGGGAGGAGACAGTGAAGGTAACAGAAATGAGGAACGGAAACCATCTGTGTACCAAGTAACGCTCATCCTTTTTGTTGCTGTCCTGCTGGTTGCATGTGGGGTTGCTTCCCTCTATTCAGCCATGGAGGGCTGGACTTACTTGGAGTTCCTCTACTTCTGCTCTGT